The Alosa alosa isolate M-15738 ecotype Scorff River chromosome 3, AALO_Geno_1.1, whole genome shotgun sequence nucleotide sequence TGCAGTCTGTCTCAATCACACTGCCATTCTGTCTCACTCACTGTCAATTGCACTGTGAATTATACGCTGATTGAGTGTGATTACTAACGCTATTCCCTAACCACATGTGTTGTAGAGGTGAACTCATTTGTGGTGCCCGCCAAGACTGCTAACTTAGACGGCTAATTGACCGATCGCAAGGCcctagcaacagtaactaaggggGGGGCGGGACTTAGCGAAGGGTCAATTTAGGAAGCCAAGTCCGTGTATGAGCTCACTGTTGCTCCGCTGTCATGTCTGACCCCTGACGCTGCTACCCCATGGTCTGCAGTGATCATGTCGGACCAGGCGGTGGAGGAGCGGCGCTGGAATATCAAGAGGAAGAGGCTGATGGCCGAGCCCATACTGCTGTCGCCCCAGCAGGAGAAGCTCATTCAGGAACTGACCGCAGCTCATGAGCAGACCTTCGACCGGACCTGCTCCCACTTCCACCAGTTCCGCGTCAGTCACCATCTCTCTGCTTTATGACagtatacatgtatacatacataaactACATATAATACTTACATAACaatatatgtatgcatgtgttatgtatgtattgtgtgaAGTCTTTATGTAATGAGTATACCatataaaatgtgtgtatggCCGTAATGAAACACAACAACTATGAGTACAATGTTTGCATATGACTGATCTCTAAAGTTATACACATGAATTAACAGGAAAGAAGGTAAACCGACACTGATCCATGTTGAATAGGACCTAAaatgtcagatttttttctttcttagcCCCTAGATAGGTGTACAGCCTCAGTCAGCAACCAAACACAGCAGGGCTCTACGTCCTACTCAATGCCATTAGGAGGGAGTGACTGCGGCTTTAGCTCCGAAGGCCCaggctcctcatcctcatcttcatcttcaagcTCCGTGACGTGCGACGCTGGGCAGGCGCCAGACGAGAAGTGTAAGAAACCGGTCTTCACCTCGCTGTCGCACGTCAACGACCTCAGCACGTACATGATCCAGAACGTCATCAACTACGCCAAGATCATAACCGCCTTCAGGTCTGTTTTTGACTCCGACTCTGTCTTTATCTTGAACATTTAGAGTTTCATTCCATGACATCAATGTGTTTCAGGACCACTTGTCAGGTTtctgccttgactgggcctgtTGGTACCCTGCAGGCCCATCTGTGttagaattttgtttctttcttctgtGTGATTTCTGTTTACATTTAGTTTGACATGCGTCTGTTACATGTCACTTTCTTCCATTTAAGTCAAACATCTACTCTTCTGTGTTTTTTAGCCAATAGCAGCGGAGCATGTTGAGAGAAGTAGCTAGTAAATCATTTAGATTTAACACTGAAGAAGATTCAGTAATGTTTCACGTGAACCACTGAGTTACTTCTTGTCCCTAGTCTGAGCTCggacacagtctcacacacacagtgtgtgtgtgtgtgtgtgtgtgtgtgtgtatgtctctgtgtctgtgttctgtgtttgtgtgtgtgtgtgtgtgtgtgtgtgtgtgtgtgtgtgtgtgtgtgtgtgtgtgtgtgtatgtctgcctaCTTCTGACAACAGGGGTCTGACGATGGAAGACCAGATCTCGCTACTCAAAGGAGCCATGTTTGAGATGGTGCAGATCCGCTTCAACATGCTCTTCAATAACAAGACCGGGATCTGGGAGTGCGGCAGCCTCCACTACTGCATGGATGATGCCTATCGGGGTGAGCTCTCTTCCTCCAACAGAAGTGAAGGGGATTTGCCCCGAAGGTCTTGATCACTTATGATGACCTGAGTACAGTACAAACTGAACGAATGGTTAACATATAATATTACAAAACCCAAGTGTACAATAATACAAGTTAGATGTATCTACCAAGGCTACCCTACAgggagtttgtttatttttcttccaACTAGCATGGTAAAGTGCAGACACACCAGTACAAGAAGGCAATTCGCTCTAAAACATGGGGCTACACCCAGGGGTTAAAGTGGGTGGGACGGGGAGGAacgcagttccgccacctcagataaatgaataataaatatattctttcataccaacgagcgacatgatattgttaaaataaatggtgagttCATTTTTCGCGTGTATCAAGAAGTGACCAagagaggtgaccaagaagctagcaattcttgtccaaaaagtattagTACACCACAATACTCAATATGTTTCCCCGTTGCAacgacactggattttagggttcccccacctgccaaatatCACTTAAACCACTGGatacaccgctgacattatttTGAGGAAGAAGTAGCCAACCAAGGTCAGTGTAGCCAGACAGGCCTTACATAGTTTGGAAATTAGGGCTTAAAAAATATCGGAGCAAATTACCGGCCGAAATTCTGTTATCGGAGCAATAATactcttttcattttttcacttatcggcctaTAATATATCGGTTGCCGATATGTCGTGAATCCATACTCACTACTAAATCACACTCTTCCTTCTGTGTATATGGATGTTCTTAAGTTTTCCACACAGGCAGGAAATCAGAACAAGATTTTGTTCTGAGTGGAGGTAACTTGTGCACGCGAACGAACACAGGGTATATGCAGGAATCACAGAGATAAATCGTTGGTCAGGTTTTTATAAATAtgagcgttggcatggatttgagcgtacgcatggtctaagatcaaatctgtgcatAAGgacgctttataaatgaggccccaggctatcaaaagcagacgaTTTTCGGTTTGGTATGGGACacttttggactgttttattatatagttcaatgttgagactgatgggcacttAAATCTagggggtatttgatgatcactaagtttcgtgtagttgaaaaagtgttggaatttccagctgtttattgcgagacaaggcagtccctttcactcattcattgaacgtgggctgtgctctaatggaaaccttattgcgtagccaagtagcctaaattgagttattttttaattatgcatggtttactttttattaaattcgtaggctgaaaTGCCtcgcagcaacaattgtgtttaaatgtagtagcctactacttcagcctctggcaagctcaaaaGGGTGCGGCTAGTGAtgggtagcttgagagcaacgtgttggagaccctgGTGTATAACAAGACAATGGCTTTATGCCGTTGTTATGTAAATTTATTGtctttaatcatgtttaggctatttttgttcgggacaaacaacaacaaaacaagatcaatacaattgtctttatttgtcagatgatgcataaataaccataatATACACATCTTCTCATAGGCTCCTCAAAAAATACGCACTGAATAACGTTTGGCTGTAGCCGCCGGATAGGTAcccgcccaccaacatgtacGCGCATGAGAGATCGTGCCCAACACGGACTTTCGTGCACGGAGCTTCTCCATGCGGCGCCATACTTGAAAATGGCGTATGTTAACATGTcgaagctaatctgcacgctcttgaccccctggCCCAAACTGACAAAAGCAGGAGGTACCGAAAAGTGCGCAGTTTGCATCCCTTTAATATCAACTGAGGCACAAAGGCGAAAATGTTGTTGGCGTCGCTGATCAACCACGGAACTCCACACAGTTTACTTCTACGTCATTGCGAGCTACTCCGACTCAGGTCCTGTTAGCACCGTATATATTTCTTAATTAGGCTAGATGACGTTACAAATATTAAGTAAAACATGGAAACTCATTATATATTGAGGTGGTAATGAAAAATTTAAGTCAAATTGCGTTTGTTCCCTTCTACTACCTTTCAAGGGCCTTCATTTTGGTAGATTCTTTTTACTACCGTGAGGACTTCCTGGAACATGAGCGCTTGGTCGAAAAGCAAGTATCCTTTGAGACAGTGCAGGTCACTCACACTGTCAGAAAAGGCTTCGCTGATTGGTTCCTCCCCTGTCACTCCCTGACAAAAGGTCAATAGGAAGGAGGACAGGGCttatagttgttgttgttgtaataaCAAGCACAGCTGTTGTGTGGGAAGAGCCTGTTTATGTCACGCCGCTGTGGAATGAGAAGACAGAGAAAGCGAGGgtgagattagtgtgtgtgtgtgtgtgtgagagagagagagaggtccatTTTAAAACAGCAGAAGCTTCACAATATGATCTCCAGATCAGTAGGCCAGCGGTGTCATGGTCATTACCGGTCTGTCAGGGACTGGATGTGCTGTGCTCTCTTTAAGTGCACTTGATttgtttccttctctctccctttgctccactttgctttttatctctttttatgTCTTTGATTACAAGTGATCCTGTGACCCaaaaagggagaaagacagtgtgtgagagagaagggagggggtggaggggttaATTAGACAGTGAGGATGCTATGGTCAGAATGAGCTCCACttgttctctcttttcattGGAGGATAGTAGATGTCTATAGGACGTTGTCATGGGAGACCACTGTTAGGTGGCTGGCCGTCAGCTGCCAAGCCCCCTCTTAATTCCCCTTTAAACTCATTGGAGACTTCCTGAGCTTATCAGCCACATAATTGAAGGCATAGAATCAATAGGGCCTATAAGCTCTCCCAGAGAAAGCTCTCCATAGCAACGGGTATAAACACAAGGGGTTTGGAGGACACTCTGTGCTGATGCCTCCAGGAGTACAGAAACACATCCCATATGTTGTCCTTCATTACATATCACATAGAGCAATAACAATCAGTTGACCAAAATGTTTATGGttcttagcagacgcttttgtccaaagagaCTTTAAAAAGCGACTTGTCTATGTATACAGCTATCGTGTAATTAATTGAATTGTAGTCATGCCATGGATGATTTATATCatgtcccccctcccctctccctctctctctctctctctatgtagcGGGTTTCCAGCCCCACCTGCTGGACCCTCTGATGAAGTTCCACTACACACTGCGGGGCCTTGAGCTGCATGATGTGGAGTACACACTAATGCAGGccatctccctcttctccccagGTACCCCCCATAcaccatcctcctctccccaggtaacacccccccccatacacccccctcctctccctagATACTCCCCCAtaacccctcctcccctcccctggaaataccc carries:
- the nr1i2 gene encoding nuclear receptor subfamily 1 group I member 2 isoform X2, which translates into the protein MSEEEEQLQAKTSEEEEDEEEEDEESKICQVCGDQANGYHFNAMTCEGCKGFFRRAMKRPATFCCPFQKNCVITKSNRRQCQACRLQKCLSIGMRKEMIMSDQAVEERRWNIKRKRLMAEPILLSPQQEKLIQELTAAHEQTFDRTCSHFHQFRPLDRCTASVSNQTQQGSTSYSMPLGGSDCGFSSEGPGSSSSSSSSSSVTCDAGQAPDEKCKKPVFTSLSHVNDLSTYMIQNVINYAKIITAFRGLTMEDQISLLKGAMFEMVQIRFNMLFNNKTGIWECGSLHYCMDDAYRAGFQPHLLDPLMKFHYTLRGLELHDVEYTLMQAISLFSPDRPGVTSSDVISCHQENLAVTLLAYIESKRTDSDKHTATVPQASMEETKGEHCNLLFPKIMACLTEMRTMTEEYSKQVMQIQDVQPELSPLILEVVSQDS
- the nr1i2 gene encoding nuclear receptor subfamily 1 group I member 2 isoform X1 translates to MLTCVGDKKEAERALYEEDGVRPWTPVDALPVCDLFRGVEMSEEEEQLQAKTSEEEEDEEEEDEESKICQVCGDQANGYHFNAMTCEGCKGFFRRAMKRPATFCCPFQKNCVITKSNRRQCQACRLQKCLSIGMRKEMIMSDQAVEERRWNIKRKRLMAEPILLSPQQEKLIQELTAAHEQTFDRTCSHFHQFRPLDRCTASVSNQTQQGSTSYSMPLGGSDCGFSSEGPGSSSSSSSSSSVTCDAGQAPDEKCKKPVFTSLSHVNDLSTYMIQNVINYAKIITAFRGLTMEDQISLLKGAMFEMVQIRFNMLFNNKTGIWECGSLHYCMDDAYRAGFQPHLLDPLMKFHYTLRGLELHDVEYTLMQAISLFSPDRPGVTSSDVISCHQENLAVTLLAYIESKRTDSDKHLLFPKIMACLTEMRTMTEEYSKQVMQIQDVQPELSPLILEVVSQDS